The following are encoded together in the Lathyrus oleraceus cultivar Zhongwan6 chromosome 3, CAAS_Psat_ZW6_1.0, whole genome shotgun sequence genome:
- the LOC127126936 gene encoding glutathione S-transferase DHAR2 — translation MALEIAAKAAVGAPTILGDCPFSQRVQLTLEEKKIAYHTHLIDVSNKPQWFLEVSPEGKVPVVKFDGKWVPDSDVIVGILEEKYPEPSFVTPPQFSSVGSKIFGTFVSFVKSKDSNDGTEQALVAELNALEEHLKANGPYVAGEKVTAVDLSLAPKLYHVVVALGHFKNWTIPESLTHVHNYIKLLFARESFEKTKAAKEYVIAGWLPKVNP, via the exons ATGGCTCTCGAGATCGCTGCCAAGGCCGCCGTTGGTGCTCCGACTATTCTCGGAGATT GTCCATTTTCACAAAGAGTGCAGTTAACTTTGGAAGAGAAGAAGATCGCGTACCATACTCACCTGATTGATGTATCTAACAAACCCCAATG GTTTTTGGAAGTGAGTCCAGAAGGGAAGGTTCCGGTGGTTAAGTTTGATGGAAAATGGGTTCCTGATTCTGATGTTATTGTGGGGATTCTTGAAGAGAAATACCCTGAGCCATCCTTTGTTACTCCTCCTCAATTTTCCTCAGT TGGATCTAAGATATTTGGGACTTTTGTGAGCTTTGTGAAGAGCAAGGATTCAAATGATGGAACAGAGCAAGCCTTGGTTGCTGAACTGAATGCTTTGGAGGAACATCTTAAGGCCAAT GGTCCATATGTTGCCGGTGAGAAGGTCACTGCTGTTGATTTGAGTTTGGCACCAAAACTTTACCATGTAGTGGTTGCACTTGGCCACTTCAAGAATTGGACTATTCCTGAGAGTTTGACACATGTTCACAACTACATCAAG CTTCTCTTCGCTCGCGAATCATTTGAGAAAACCAAGGCTGCAAAGGAATACGTCATTGCTGGATGGTTACCAAAGGTCAATCCATGA